GTGTAATCCTCGTCCGCATCCGGTGCCCGGGCTGCGACATAGACGAGTGCCGACACGTTCGGATGCATACCAGCTTCAGTTATGATCATCCCCGCGAAGGAATGCCCCACCAGAACCGTCGGACCATCCTGCCGTGCCAGCACCCGCTCAACGGCGGATACCGCCTCTGGCAGCGTCGTTAGCGGATTTTGCACGGCCGTGGCATGGAACCCGGCTGCTTGCAGTCGGGCAATCACCTCGGACCAGCACGATCCATCAGCAAAAAGCCCATGCGCCAAAACGACGTTGCGGGCCTTTGCCGCGCCAGCGGGCGCGGCAATGCTTCGATTTGAGAGAAGGGAGCTGGCCGCGCCGGCAACCATTGCGGTGGAGAAAGCACGTCTTGTCATCATCATCTGGCTTCCTTCTCAGTCGAACAGTTTCAAGCTTGCTTCAAAAGGGTCCCAAGTGTGGCTGCGAGAGCGCCTCAACTCCGCATTAAAATTTTGAGCTTGCGTATGCATTATGGCTGATGCACTAGTATTGTGTATTTCATAAGTGGATCGTTCTCAAGAATTGAGTGCGTAACAGTTCCGTGATAACGATCTTGTATGCGATTACCCGGTGTTGCATCATCGCGCCACAAAGCAACCCGAACAGTCAGGACGATGCATGGTCAAGGGATCAGACGCTGCAGATGATGTCGCTGATCGGGAGCTCCTGTCTGATCGCATTCGCAACGCACTGACGGATGAGATCGCTGCGGGCATGCTGACAGCGGGTGCTTCGCTGGACGAACAGCAGCTTGCCGACCGTTTCGGCGCCTCCCGCACTCCGGTTCGAGAAGCGCTGCGTCAATTGGCGGTCAGCGGGCTCGTCGAAGTTCGCGCACGGCGTGGCGTCGTCGTGGCTCGCATGACCCCCGAACGCATCA
Above is a window of Rhizobium etli 8C-3 DNA encoding:
- a CDS encoding alpha/beta fold hydrolase produces the protein MMMTRRAFSTAMVAGAASSLLSNRSIAAPAGAAKARNVVLAHGLFADGSCWSEVIARLQAAGFHATAVQNPLTTLPEAVSAVERVLARQDGPTVLVGHSFAGMIITEAGMHPNVSALVYVAARAPDADEDYTALAKTFPAPPAAAGIVFDDDEGQLSEAAFLRDFAGDLPEARAKVLYAVQAPFKKNLLTGKTSQAAWRSKPSWYAVSTEDRTINPDLERFMAKRMGARTIELKASHLSLISHPDEITQLIIEAAGRRT